One stretch of Aquimarina sp. Aq107 DNA includes these proteins:
- a CDS encoding RNA methyltransferase: MKENRKLKNSELDRKTIAEFKEAEKTPLIIILDNIRSLNNIGSVFRTADAFLVKKIYLCGITATPPHKDIQKTALGATETVDWEHTEDTMDLVAKLQSENIKILSIEQAENATMLHNFIPEPNQTYAVIFGNEVKGVQQKVVSASNAVIEIPQYGSKHSLNISVSTGVVIWDLFCKFNAH; encoded by the coding sequence ATGAAAGAAAATAGAAAATTAAAAAATAGCGAACTAGATCGTAAAACAATAGCTGAATTTAAGGAAGCCGAAAAAACTCCTTTGATAATTATTCTTGATAATATAAGAAGTCTTAATAATATTGGATCTGTCTTTAGAACAGCAGACGCTTTTTTGGTCAAAAAAATATATCTCTGTGGTATTACTGCTACTCCTCCTCATAAGGATATTCAGAAAACGGCCCTTGGAGCAACAGAAACTGTAGATTGGGAACACACAGAAGACACTATGGATTTAGTTGCTAAATTACAATCAGAAAACATTAAAATTCTATCCATAGAGCAAGCAGAAAATGCTACTATGCTACATAATTTTATACCTGAACCTAATCAAACCTATGCTGTAATTTTTGGAAATGAAGTAAAAGGTGTTCAACAAAAAGTAGTTTCGGCTAGTAATGCTGTTATAGAAATACCGCAGTACGGTAGTAAACACTCATTGAACATTTCGGTTAGTACTGGAGTAGTAATCTGGGATTTGTTTTGTAAGTTTAATGCTCACTAA